One genomic region from bacterium encodes:
- a CDS encoding integron integrase produces the protein MNLLEQTRDVMRKKHYSIRTEQAYIDWIKRFVLFHNKRHPKYMGEKEISQYLSYLAANQKVAASTQNQALNAIVFLYKHVLRIELGDFGHIEQARKPERLPTVMTKAEVSRVLAAISGTYGLMTKLIYGCGLRLMECVRLRVKDIDFEQNQLIVREGKGMKDRSTMLPEQLKPLLLEHLRRVKILHEEDLQKGMGEVYLPFALERKYANAGREWGWQYVFPSNQISKDPRSDKMRRHHLNESGLQRAVYDAVRTVGLLKPVSPHTFRHSFDTHLLEAGYDIRTVQELLGHKDVSTTMIYTHVINKGGMGVRSPLDIL, from the coding sequence ATGAATCTGCTTGAGCAAACGCGTGATGTGATGCGTAAAAAGCATTACTCAATTCGGACAGAACAGGCATATATTGATTGGATAAAGCGATTTGTCCTTTTCCATAACAAGCGTCATCCAAAATATATGGGAGAGAAGGAAATCTCCCAGTACCTTTCTTACTTAGCAGCTAATCAGAAGGTTGCTGCAAGTACCCAAAATCAAGCTCTTAATGCCATTGTCTTTCTCTATAAACATGTTCTTCGGATTGAGTTAGGTGATTTTGGTCATATAGAGCAAGCCAGAAAGCCGGAGAGATTACCGACGGTGATGACTAAAGCAGAGGTTAGCCGTGTTCTGGCAGCAATATCAGGCACTTATGGATTGATGACAAAACTCATTTATGGTTGTGGGCTGCGGCTTATGGAATGTGTTCGTTTGCGAGTTAAGGATATTGATTTTGAACAAAATCAATTGATTGTGCGTGAGGGAAAAGGAATGAAAGATCGTTCAACTATGCTACCTGAACAATTGAAACCGCTTCTCTTGGAACATCTGCGTCGGGTTAAGATTCTGCATGAGGAGGACCTCCAAAAGGGCATGGGAGAAGTCTATCTGCCTTTTGCGTTAGAAAGGAAATATGCTAATGCCGGCAGGGAATGGGGTTGGCAATATGTTTTTCCATCAAATCAAATATCTAAGGATCCCCGTAGCGATAAGATGCGGCGACATCATCTCAATGAAAGTGGCTTACAAAGAGCAGTCTATGATGCTGTTCGTACAGTTGGTCTCTTAAAGCCAGTAAGCCCTCATACATTTCGACACAGTTTTGATACACACTTATTGGAAGCAGGATATGATATCCGAACGGTTCAGGAATTGCTCGGCCACAAGGATGTTTCTACAACAATGATATATACCCATGTCATCAATAAGGGCGGGATGGGAGTACGAAGTCCGTTGGATATATTATAG
- a CDS encoding NUDIX hydrolase — protein sequence MLKGIKTPYLTVDIIIELEEEKIILIKRKNPPYGWAIPGGFVDYGESLEAAATREAREETSLDVELIGQLHTYSEPNRDKRAHIVSVVFTAQAYGVPKAASDAKEIGIFKINELPEKIAFDHKKILEDYMKFKGN from the coding sequence ATGCTTAAGGGGATTAAAACTCCTTATCTAACGGTAGATATTATTATTGAACTTGAAGAAGAGAAGATTATTTTAATAAAGCGTAAAAATCCTCCTTATGGCTGGGCAATTCCAGGAGGGTTTGTAGATTATGGAGAAAGTTTAGAAGCCGCAGCAACAAGAGAGGCAAGAGAAGAAACTAGCCTAGATGTAGAACTAATTGGCCAATTGCATACTTATTCGGAACCTAACCGAGATAAAAGAGCTCATATTGTTTCGGTAGTTTTTACTGCCCAAGCCTATGGAGTGCCTAAAGCAGCTTCTGATGCCAAAGAAATAGGAATTTTTAAGATTAATGAGCTTCCTGAGAAGATAGCTTTTGATCATAAAAAGATTTTAGAGGATTATATGAAATTTAAAGGGAATTAG
- a CDS encoding tetratricopeptide repeat protein — translation MKKITILIFLSSFFTFFSYSYAQKSGEEISKEGEKVIKDEVISCYKLGLVYGLNGRYEEAAKCLHKAIRLDPLYSEAYRILGVVYSLQNNYAEAIKNLEKAMQIDPKDKDAYRILKVICGLKDATEKLEELSEKEPSGKEEDYEKIKGALKEMQEEIEKLKNPQIENKSFSTEMNNRTEKKEIFKEIPKVVPLEELNPKESKDEKRSKARKSYAEILEEEKEVAFAEEEIFSLPFSPPKVISREEEKEKREIEGEIKSNVTKTGDNLELTITSIKGWWKKDKSEQIFYIEGRLKNTGFFCVYTPRVEAKIFCKNNLIGIVANHPTSKIEAGEMIDFKVFLPLSLGYQEELSYQIFIEEDVLSEKKRSVQLFMLVDGRKIQMPIIFP, via the coding sequence ATGAAGAAAATTACTATTTTGATTTTCTTAAGTAGTTTTTTTACTTTCTTTAGTTATAGTTATGCCCAAAAATCAGGGGAAGAAATTTCTAAAGAAGGTGAAAAGGTTATCAAAGATGAAGTTATTTCATGTTATAAATTAGGGTTAGTCTATGGTTTAAATGGAAGATACGAAGAGGCTGCTAAATGTCTTCATAAGGCTATTAGGTTAGATCCGTTATATAGTGAAGCTTATAGGATTTTAGGGGTAGTATATAGTTTGCAGAATAATTATGCTGAAGCGATAAAGAATTTAGAGAAAGCTATGCAAATTGACCCTAAAGATAAGGATGCTTATCGTATATTAAAAGTAATTTGCGGATTAAAAGATGCTACGGAAAAACTCGAAGAGCTCTCAGAGAAAGAGCCTTCAGGAAAAGAAGAAGATTACGAGAAGATTAAAGGGGCTTTAAAAGAAATGCAGGAAGAGATAGAGAAGCTTAAAAACCCCCAGATAGAAAATAAATCTTTTTCAACCGAGATGAATAATAGGACTGAAAAAAAAGAGATATTTAAGGAGATCCCTAAGGTAGTCCCTTTAGAAGAATTAAACCCAAAAGAGTCTAAAGATGAAAAAAGGTCAAAAGCAAGAAAGAGTTATGCTGAAATATTAGAAGAGGAAAAGGAAGTAGCCTTTGCAGAGGAAGAAATTTTCTCTCTACCTTTCTCTCCACCTAAAGTAATCTCGAGAGAAGAAGAAAAAGAAAAAAGAGAGATCGAAGGAGAGATCAAAAGTAATGTTACCAAAACGGGAGATAATTTAGAATTAACGATAACTTCTATCAAAGGATGGTGGAAAAAAGACAAGAGTGAACAAATTTTTTACATAGAAGGAAGATTAAAAAACACAGGTTTTTTTTGTGTTTACACCCCCAGGGTAGAAGCGAAAATTTTTTGTAAAAATAATTTAATTGGTATTGTCGCCAATCATCCTACTTCTAAGATAGAAGCAGGAGAGATGATCGACTTTAAAGTATTTTTACCTCTTTCTTTAGGCTACCAAGAAGAATTATCTTACCAAATATTCATAGAAGAAGATGTTCTTTCTGAAAAGAAAAGATCTGTTCAATTGTTTATGTTGGTCGATGGTAGAAAGATTCAAATGCCTATTATTTTTCCTTGA